In Bifidobacterium actinocoloniiforme DSM 22766, a genomic segment contains:
- the sufC gene encoding Fe-S cluster assembly ATPase SufC, with the protein MSTLEIKDLHVSVETKEGRKQILKGATLTINSGETHAIMGPNGSGKSTLAYTLAGHPKYLVDSGQALLDGEDLLKMTPDERAKAGLFLAMQYPVEVSGVSMTNFLRTAKTEVDGKAPAIRTWTKELNEAMKRLRMDPKFAQRSVNEGFSGGEKKRAEVLQLELLKPKFAILDETDSGLDVDALRIVSEGVNRAKGSTGLGIMMVTHYTRILKYIKPDIVHVFSDGRFVKTGGPELADELEETGYDQYLPEGSDSESALA; encoded by the coding sequence ATGTCGACACTGGAAATCAAGGATTTGCACGTCTCCGTGGAGACCAAAGAGGGACGCAAGCAGATTCTCAAGGGCGCCACGCTGACCATCAATTCGGGCGAAACCCACGCGATCATGGGACCAAACGGCTCCGGCAAGTCCACACTGGCATACACGCTGGCTGGCCACCCCAAGTACCTGGTTGATTCCGGCCAGGCCCTCCTGGATGGCGAGGACCTGCTGAAGATGACCCCTGATGAGAGGGCCAAGGCCGGGCTCTTCCTGGCCATGCAGTACCCGGTCGAGGTCTCAGGCGTCTCCATGACGAACTTCCTGCGCACCGCCAAGACCGAGGTTGACGGCAAGGCGCCGGCGATTCGCACGTGGACCAAGGAACTGAACGAGGCGATGAAGCGTCTGCGGATGGACCCCAAGTTCGCCCAGCGTTCGGTCAATGAGGGCTTTTCCGGCGGCGAGAAGAAACGGGCCGAGGTCCTGCAGTTGGAGCTTCTGAAGCCCAAGTTCGCCATTTTGGACGAGACCGACTCGGGTTTGGACGTTGACGCTCTGCGCATCGTCTCCGAGGGGGTCAACCGGGCCAAGGGGAGCACGGGGCTGGGCATCATGATGGTGACCCACTACACGCGCATCCTCAAGTACATCAAACCGGACATCGTCCACGTTTTCTCCGATGGCCGTTTCGTCAAGACAGGCGGTCCTGAACTGGCCGATGAGCTGGAGGAAACCGGCTACGACCAGTACTTGCCTGAGGGGTCCGACTCGGAGTCGGCTCTGGCCTGA
- a CDS encoding SufS family cysteine desulfurase, which produces MEGFAEIRGQFPALDQEVHGHPLVYLDSAATAQKPRQVIEAESRFYESDNAGVHRGAHELAARSTMDFERARSQIARLVGADAREGHEEIVVTAGATAGLNLLATAFGNASQGSGGEAAKRFALGPGDEVVVSEAEHHSVLLPFQELCRRTGASLKWFGLDEEGRIRSDTADSVISERAKVVAITHVSNVTGAITELEPIIRRAHEVGALVILDVCQSVPHLPIDVHALGVDFAVWSAHKMYGPTGVGFLYGRRELLEALPPASFGGSMVELAFLDKPAQYMAPPARFEAGTQPVAQVVAAGVAAEWMLQVGLERIAEHESAITAELLKLGDIEGVRILGPTSPEARIGTVAFDVAGVHPHDVGQYVDSRGIAIRVGHHCAQPVHRHFGLFASNRASTGVYNSVEDADRLYEAVSGVRAFFGV; this is translated from the coding sequence ATGGAAGGTTTCGCGGAGATTCGCGGGCAGTTCCCAGCTCTGGATCAGGAGGTGCACGGTCACCCACTGGTCTACCTGGATTCGGCGGCCACGGCTCAGAAGCCCCGGCAGGTCATTGAGGCCGAGTCCCGCTTCTATGAGAGCGATAACGCGGGCGTTCACCGGGGCGCTCACGAGCTGGCCGCTCGCTCGACGATGGACTTCGAGCGAGCCCGGTCCCAGATCGCGCGCCTGGTTGGGGCGGATGCCCGGGAAGGGCATGAGGAGATCGTGGTGACGGCCGGCGCGACGGCGGGCCTGAACCTGCTGGCCACCGCCTTCGGCAACGCCAGTCAGGGCAGCGGGGGAGAGGCCGCGAAACGGTTCGCCCTTGGGCCGGGCGACGAGGTGGTGGTCAGCGAAGCCGAACATCATTCGGTCCTTTTGCCCTTCCAGGAGCTCTGCCGGCGCACTGGCGCCAGCCTCAAGTGGTTCGGCCTGGACGAGGAAGGCAGGATTCGCTCCGACACCGCTGACAGCGTCATTAGCGAGAGGGCCAAGGTCGTCGCCATCACCCATGTGTCCAACGTGACCGGGGCAATCACGGAATTGGAGCCGATCATCCGTCGGGCCCACGAGGTGGGTGCGCTCGTGATCCTGGACGTCTGCCAGTCCGTGCCCCACCTGCCGATTGATGTGCACGCCCTGGGCGTTGACTTCGCTGTCTGGAGCGCCCACAAAATGTACGGGCCCACCGGCGTGGGCTTCCTGTACGGACGCAGGGAGCTTCTGGAAGCCTTGCCGCCGGCCAGCTTCGGCGGTTCCATGGTGGAGTTGGCCTTTCTCGATAAACCCGCCCAATACATGGCGCCGCCGGCCCGTTTCGAAGCGGGTACGCAGCCGGTCGCCCAGGTCGTGGCCGCCGGCGTGGCCGCCGAGTGGATGCTCCAGGTGGGGCTCGAGCGGATCGCTGAGCATGAGAGTGCGATTACCGCCGAGCTGCTGAAGCTGGGTGACATCGAGGGGGTGCGAATCCTAGGGCCCACAAGCCCCGAAGCCCGCATAGGCACGGTCGCTTTCGACGTTGCTGGCGTCCACCCCCACGACGTGGGCCAGTACGTTGACTCACGCGGCATAGCCATCCGAGTGGGCCACCACTGTGCTCAGCCCGTCCACCGGCATTTCGGTTTGTTCGCTTCCAACCGGGCTTCCACCGGCGTCTACAACAGCGTGGAGGACGCGGATCGGCTCTATGAGGCGGTAAGCGGGGTGAGGGCCTTCTTCGGCGTGTGA
- the sufU gene encoding Fe-S cluster assembly sulfur transfer protein SufU, which yields MADDYGMSEQELEQMYQEVILDAAKHPHGRIDSADRDDPAAYDGSGDGAVTLKLEHEYCVPAQSQQFNPTCGDTATVHVEVSDGSDGGPNRIERVVWEGQGCSISQASLSIMVDLVQGRSVDEAMGLARAFHQLMESRGAGLDDEAAQEELGDAIAFQGVSRYPMRIKCALLAWEGLKASVATALTRIDEGAGDSAGDKERS from the coding sequence ATGGCGGACGATTACGGCATGAGCGAGCAAGAGCTTGAGCAGATGTACCAGGAGGTCATCCTGGACGCGGCCAAGCACCCACATGGCAGGATCGATTCAGCGGATCGTGATGACCCAGCCGCATACGACGGTTCCGGTGATGGCGCTGTCACGCTCAAGTTGGAGCACGAATACTGCGTGCCCGCTCAGTCCCAGCAGTTCAACCCCACCTGTGGCGACACGGCCACGGTGCATGTGGAAGTCTCGGACGGCTCTGACGGCGGTCCCAATCGTATCGAGCGCGTGGTGTGGGAGGGTCAGGGCTGCTCAATCTCCCAGGCCTCCCTGTCAATCATGGTGGACCTGGTCCAGGGGCGGAGCGTGGATGAGGCTATGGGTCTGGCGCGTGCCTTCCACCAGCTCATGGAGTCGCGTGGGGCCGGTTTGGACGACGAAGCAGCCCAGGAAGAGCTGGGTGACGCGATTGCCTTCCAGGGCGTCTCCCGCTATCCCATGCGCATCAAGTGCGCCCTCCTAGCTTGGGAGGGCTTGAAAGCGTCGGTGGCGACTGCGTTGACACGGATTGATGAAGGTGCGGGCGATAGCGCCGGGGACAAGGAGAGATCATGA
- a CDS encoding metal-sulfur cluster assembly factor has translation MEDTGGESPQAADPEQAPLNEREPGEGGIALKAADEIGRATARDVREALHQVIDPELGIDVVDLGLVYGVEIDEKGRAIITMTLTTPACPLTSVIEDECAQMLAGLVEEFRVDWTWTPRWSLKMITPEGREQLAAIGFNIDNLPIAY, from the coding sequence ATGGAAGACACTGGGGGCGAGTCCCCGCAGGCCGCCGATCCGGAGCAGGCCCCCCTGAACGAGCGGGAGCCGGGCGAGGGAGGCATCGCCCTGAAGGCCGCGGACGAGATTGGCCGGGCCACGGCCAGGGATGTGCGTGAGGCCTTGCACCAGGTGATTGACCCTGAGCTGGGCATTGACGTGGTTGACTTAGGCCTGGTCTACGGCGTGGAGATTGATGAGAAAGGCAGGGCCATCATCACCATGACCTTGACCACCCCAGCCTGTCCGCTGACCAGTGTGATCGAGGACGAGTGCGCCCAGATGCTGGCGGGCCTGGTCGAGGAGTTCCGGGTCGACTGGACGTGGACCCCACGCTGGAGCCTGAAGATGATCACCCCGGAGGGGCGGGAGCAGCTGGCCGCCATCGGGTTCAATATCGACAACCTCCCCATCGCTTACTGA
- a CDS encoding uracil-xanthine permease family protein: MSIFMGWKLHGDGKTLAPGEVVEPDERLTWPRTAGIGAQHVIAMFGSTFLVPILTGFDPSTTLFFTALSTALFLLINANALPSYLGSSFGFIAPVMAVTAAHKGLAVASFGIMVTGALLALIGLIVHFAGAKWIDIIMPPTVTGAIVAIIGFNLAPSAWKNFKAAPVTALVTLLAVMLIAVLFRGLLGRLNILLGVIVGYVFAVSQGQVDFTAVKQAAWFGLPQFHLPQADLSVLAMFLPVSLVLVAENIGHVKSVSLMTGRDYDEHIGTALMADGIGTFFAGLGGGSGTTTYAENIGVMAATKVYSTAAYWCAALFAFLLSLCPKFGAIINTIPGGVLGGVTTLLYGMIGMLGVRIWVDNKVDFAKSVNMTVGAVVMVIGIADFTFAIQGVSFNGIAIGSIATLVIYHGLKALGRLRGTVAGDDYIHEDPETESSEPSQQRR, translated from the coding sequence ATGTCGATTTTCATGGGCTGGAAGCTTCACGGCGATGGTAAGACATTGGCTCCCGGAGAGGTTGTGGAGCCAGACGAGCGATTGACCTGGCCGCGTACTGCGGGCATCGGGGCCCAACACGTGATAGCGATGTTCGGGTCCACCTTCCTGGTTCCGATTTTGACGGGCTTCGATCCGTCGACCACATTGTTCTTTACAGCGCTTTCCACGGCGCTGTTTTTGTTAATAAACGCCAATGCGCTGCCCAGCTACTTGGGCAGCTCCTTCGGCTTCATCGCGCCGGTCATGGCGGTGACCGCCGCCCATAAGGGATTGGCCGTGGCCTCCTTCGGAATCATGGTCACCGGCGCCCTGCTGGCGTTGATCGGTTTGATCGTCCACTTCGCTGGAGCCAAGTGGATAGACATCATCATGCCGCCGACCGTCACCGGTGCGATCGTCGCAATCATCGGCTTCAATCTGGCGCCCTCGGCTTGGAAGAACTTCAAGGCCGCTCCTGTGACGGCCTTGGTCACCCTTCTGGCGGTCATGCTGATCGCGGTCCTCTTCAGAGGCCTGCTTGGCCGTTTGAACATCCTGCTAGGCGTCATCGTCGGCTATGTCTTCGCGGTCAGTCAGGGGCAGGTGGACTTCACGGCGGTCAAACAGGCGGCTTGGTTCGGCCTGCCTCAGTTCCATCTGCCCCAGGCCGATTTGAGCGTCCTGGCCATGTTCTTACCGGTGTCCCTGGTCCTGGTGGCCGAGAACATCGGCCACGTCAAGTCGGTCTCCCTGATGACCGGGCGCGATTACGACGAGCATATCGGCACGGCCCTGATGGCCGATGGGATCGGCACCTTCTTCGCTGGTCTGGGCGGGGGCTCGGGAACCACCACCTACGCGGAGAACATCGGCGTCATGGCCGCCACCAAGGTCTACTCGACCGCTGCTTACTGGTGCGCCGCTTTGTTCGCCTTCCTGCTGAGTTTGTGCCCCAAATTCGGCGCCATCATCAATACGATCCCCGGGGGGGTCCTGGGTGGGGTCACGACCCTCCTGTATGGCATGATCGGCATGTTGGGCGTCCGTATTTGGGTCGACAACAAAGTTGACTTCGCCAAGTCGGTCAACATGACCGTCGGCGCGGTCGTCATGGTCATCGGCATCGCCGATTTCACGTTCGCCATCCAGGGCGTCTCCTTCAACGGCATCGCCATTGGCTCCATCGCCACCCTGGTCATCTACCATGGTCTCAAGGCCCTGGGTAGACTGCGCGGCACCGTGGCGGGCGACGACTACATTCACGAGGACCCTGAGACTGAGTCCTCCGAGCCCTCACAACAGCGGCGGTAG
- a CDS encoding MFS transporter, with protein MACQPSLRRGPARCHSPYLFQCSCPPIGVTLGQYGGTYMGVIGLCLLLVMACGVLFIWRERQLAADIMPFLPIGLLKRPAYSLTLLLGALGGMLFSLFVYIPTYVHVVFGMPVRRAGMVMVGVGLGSIIGSWLGGLLVDNKGKRFTLVVSSLLIGVVSILITFTLTSLPMFRVLSLALGIGLGAMMSSPLQVIAGNMADSANRMRAMGGLSATKKIGTAIAPLIFATAIEVGKSGGQAGLPSFRNMFMVAAVIALLAVLITLFIPLKAKDE; from the coding sequence GTGGCCTGCCAACCAAGCTTGCGCCGGGGACCCGCCCGTTGCCATTCCCCTTACCTGTTTCAATGCTCATGTCCACCCATCGGTGTCACACTGGGCCAATACGGTGGCACCTACATGGGCGTCATTGGCCTGTGCTTGCTGCTGGTCATGGCCTGCGGGGTCCTGTTCATATGGCGTGAACGCCAACTGGCGGCTGACATCATGCCCTTCCTGCCCATCGGCCTGCTCAAGCGCCCGGCCTACAGCCTGACCCTGCTGCTAGGCGCCCTGGGCGGGATGCTCTTCTCCCTCTTCGTCTACATTCCCACTTACGTGCACGTTGTCTTCGGGATGCCGGTGCGGCGCGCTGGCATGGTGATGGTCGGTGTAGGCCTTGGCAGCATCATCGGTTCCTGGCTGGGCGGGCTCCTGGTCGACAACAAAGGCAAACGGTTCACTCTGGTGGTTTCCAGCCTGCTGATTGGCGTCGTGTCCATCCTGATCACGTTCACCTTGACCAGCCTGCCGATGTTCCGCGTGCTCTCCCTGGCGTTGGGCATTGGGCTGGGGGCGATGATGTCCTCGCCCCTGCAAGTGATCGCCGGAAACATGGCCGACAGCGCCAACCGTATGCGGGCCATGGGGGGACTGTCGGCCACCAAGAAGATCGGCACCGCGATCGCGCCGCTGATTTTCGCCACCGCCATAGAGGTGGGCAAAAGCGGAGGGCAGGCCGGATTGCCCTCGTTCAGGAATATGTTTATGGTCGCGGCTGTGATCGCCTTATTGGCCGTGCTGATCACCCTCTTCATACCATTGAAAGCGAAGGATGAGTGA
- the hemH gene encoding ferrochelatase — protein MNKQAMTAVLLMAYGTPSEQADIEPYYRNIRHNHANPNPPKALLDELTRRYLAIGLPSPLARITQAQGDGLQALLDEEAPGKYRVYVGLRYIEPFIAQTVERIVADGAERIIGLPLAPEYSSFSSEGYHNIVRAALKEHPDIDYAPVKSWWRQGELIDFWSQQLEDLKALTDRPDTRLLFSAHSLLRRIIERGDPYGREVTDFAKAIAAQAGLRQDQWTLAWQSAGRTKEPWMGPAFESVARELVAEDGVKTVISASIGFVAENLEIRYDIDITLKKIIQDEGGRLIRLSMPNDDIKLLKTLRSTVLDLEEPQG, from the coding sequence ATGAATAAGCAAGCGATGACGGCGGTGCTGCTGATGGCCTATGGCACGCCGAGCGAGCAGGCGGACATTGAGCCCTATTACAGGAACATCCGTCACAATCACGCCAATCCAAATCCCCCCAAGGCCCTGCTGGACGAGCTGACGCGCCGTTACTTGGCCATCGGCCTGCCTTCGCCGCTAGCTAGGATCACCCAGGCCCAAGGTGACGGTTTGCAAGCCTTGCTGGACGAGGAGGCGCCTGGAAAATACCGGGTTTACGTGGGGCTCAGGTACATCGAGCCGTTCATCGCGCAGACCGTGGAGCGCATAGTGGCGGATGGCGCCGAGAGGATTATCGGCCTGCCATTGGCGCCGGAGTACTCGTCCTTTTCCAGCGAAGGCTACCACAACATCGTCAGGGCGGCCCTGAAAGAACACCCGGACATCGACTACGCGCCGGTCAAGAGTTGGTGGCGGCAGGGGGAGCTCATCGACTTCTGGAGCCAGCAGCTGGAGGATTTGAAGGCGTTGACTGACCGGCCGGACACCAGGTTGCTTTTCAGCGCTCACAGTCTGCTCAGGCGGATCATCGAGCGAGGGGACCCCTACGGGCGGGAGGTCACCGATTTCGCCAAGGCCATCGCGGCTCAGGCTGGTCTCCGCCAGGACCAATGGACCCTTGCCTGGCAGAGCGCCGGTAGGACCAAGGAGCCCTGGATGGGGCCGGCTTTCGAGAGCGTGGCGCGGGAACTGGTCGCCGAGGATGGGGTCAAGACGGTGATTTCGGCTTCCATAGGTTTCGTGGCCGAGAACCTGGAGATTCGCTACGACATCGACATTACGCTGAAAAAAATCATCCAAGATGAGGGCGGGCGGCTGATCAGGCTCTCCATGCCTAATGACGACATCAAGCTGCTCAAGACCCTTCGGTCCACCGTCCTGGACCTGGAGGAGCCGCAGGGCTGA
- a CDS encoding TrmH family RNA methyltransferase — MRIVPVESIGDERLGAYTHLTELQLRNRLEPSKGLFIAESPKVIARALDAQVEPISFLVEEPWLEGMKPLFERADARWGTQVPVYVASPAQLKSITGYRLHRGALAAMRRWPLPSLDEVCRGARRVAIMENIVDHTNVGALMRSAAALDVDAVLVTPSCGDPLYRRAARVSMGTVFQVPWTRIGGDDPDGWPERGIEQLRELGFTSAAMALREDSLSLDELVARLDQGQVDKLALIFGTEGDGLSDRTIAAADLTVRIPMSHGVDSLNVAASSAVAFYATRPSR, encoded by the coding sequence ATGCGAATCGTGCCGGTGGAGTCGATCGGGGATGAACGACTGGGGGCGTACACCCACCTGACCGAGCTCCAGCTACGCAACCGGCTGGAGCCCAGCAAGGGCCTGTTCATCGCCGAGTCCCCCAAGGTCATCGCGCGCGCCCTGGACGCCCAAGTGGAGCCCATCTCATTCCTGGTGGAAGAACCATGGCTGGAGGGTATGAAACCCCTGTTCGAGCGGGCCGACGCCCGGTGGGGCACCCAAGTCCCGGTCTACGTGGCATCGCCCGCCCAATTGAAGTCGATCACGGGATACCGCCTGCACCGCGGGGCCTTGGCCGCCATGCGCCGCTGGCCCCTGCCCTCCCTCGACGAGGTCTGCCGGGGCGCCCGCCGTGTAGCCATCATGGAGAACATCGTGGACCACACGAACGTGGGCGCGCTCATGCGTTCGGCCGCGGCCCTGGATGTGGACGCCGTGCTGGTCACGCCCTCCTGCGGCGACCCCCTCTACCGGCGGGCGGCCAGGGTCTCGATGGGCACCGTCTTCCAGGTGCCGTGGACCCGCATAGGCGGAGACGACCCGGACGGCTGGCCTGAGCGCGGAATCGAACAGCTACGTGAGCTCGGCTTCACCAGCGCCGCCATGGCCCTGCGGGAGGATTCACTCAGCCTGGATGAGCTGGTCGCCCGCCTGGATCAGGGCCAGGTGGACAAGCTGGCCCTGATCTTCGGCACCGAAGGCGACGGCCTGTCCGACCGCACCATCGCCGCTGCTGACCTGACCGTCCGCATCCCCATGAGCCACGGCGTCGACTCCTTAAACGTGGCCGCATCCTCCGCCGTCGCCTTTTACGCCACCCGCCCCAGTCGCTAA
- a CDS encoding metalloregulator ArsR/SmtB family transcription factor, which translates to MGIQETMSALSDPMDRRILRLLQQGGAQAGAIGEQVGLKLSKLSYHLKKLKGAGLISGRKDGTRIVYELNLTALDETILWLYQLRTGTKLPALAAQAKATSQG; encoded by the coding sequence ATGGGGATCCAGGAGACGATGTCCGCCTTGTCCGATCCGATGGACCGGCGCATCCTTCGGCTCTTGCAGCAGGGAGGGGCCCAGGCCGGCGCGATCGGCGAGCAGGTGGGGCTTAAACTGTCCAAGCTCTCCTACCACCTGAAAAAGCTCAAGGGAGCAGGCTTGATCAGCGGGAGGAAAGACGGCACTCGCATCGTATACGAGCTCAATTTGACCGCCTTGGACGAGACCATCCTCTGGCTCTACCAGCTGCGCACCGGCACCAAACTGCCCGCGCTGGCCGCTCAGGCAAAGGCCACGAGCCAAGGGTGA
- a CDS encoding DUF1648 domain-containing protein: protein MSNNHEPLAPPSKVSETDSDGPGRSPSKGPGSRKTLLARQGFLGLALLVLGLTPGLATVAFVPRLPEQVPLHWGADGQIDRWGSKWEIVGMAVFCLVFSVVWLIAVRYVGRAAERSGDEPRSNVRLFLRLGLISQLMFNAITLGVIYVDWSATAAEPPALSLDFPRMACGCLGVCMILVGDIMPQVKPNRFIGARMPGAYASRDAWRRVQRACGWCFIALGAATLLAAVAQGAALGWVVLLSGMVATSVFMLAYSAQAGKKHGSDGTSTRR from the coding sequence ATGAGCAACAATCACGAGCCCCTGGCGCCACCATCGAAAGTCAGCGAGACCGACAGCGACGGTCCTGGCCGGTCCCCCAGCAAGGGCCCTGGATCGCGTAAGACCTTGCTGGCGAGGCAAGGTTTTCTCGGCCTGGCCCTGTTAGTGCTTGGGCTGACTCCTGGTTTGGCTACCGTGGCATTCGTGCCCCGGCTTCCCGAACAAGTGCCGTTGCACTGGGGGGCGGATGGGCAGATCGACCGTTGGGGGAGTAAGTGGGAGATCGTGGGCATGGCCGTCTTCTGCCTGGTCTTCAGCGTGGTCTGGCTGATCGCGGTCCGGTACGTGGGTCGGGCGGCCGAAAGGAGTGGCGACGAACCCCGAAGCAATGTTCGACTCTTTCTAAGACTCGGGCTCATCTCCCAACTGATGTTCAACGCCATCACTCTCGGTGTGATTTACGTCGACTGGTCGGCGACGGCCGCTGAGCCGCCCGCCCTCTCCCTGGATTTCCCCCGCATGGCATGCGGTTGTCTGGGGGTATGCATGATCCTGGTGGGCGACATCATGCCGCAGGTCAAACCCAACCGGTTCATCGGCGCGCGCATGCCGGGCGCTTACGCCAGCCGCGACGCCTGGAGGCGGGTGCAGCGGGCCTGTGGTTGGTGTTTCATCGCCTTAGGGGCTGCCACCCTGCTGGCTGCTGTTGCGCAGGGTGCGGCCCTGGGATGGGTGGTGCTCCTATCCGGCATGGTCGCCACATCCGTGTTCATGTTGGCCTACAGCGCCCAAGCCGGCAAGAAGCATGGCTCGGACGGGACCTCCACCAGGCGCTGA
- a CDS encoding 16S rRNA (uracil(1498)-N(3))-methyltransferase — protein sequence MTDPLFLFDPLCDDTPVKADELHTGWRLTLPPSVRRHAFSAMRLGLGDRLQLSDGAGLRISALVEDPSTGLVEVTGVGKEPRPRTCLTLVQALAKGGRDEQAVDMACQIGVDRVLPWQADRSIVKWKSGKMERKWGALLDAASEQSRRSWRPVLEPCLTTKSLVAYCRRECESGALVILLHQDATRSWAQTRRGLERLAKDNDEPRVAVIVGPEGGVSEQEADELTRVGAIATTLGHNILRASTAGVVALTAVCDALGRFNG from the coding sequence ATGACCGACCCCCTTTTCCTCTTCGACCCCCTTTGCGACGATACGCCAGTCAAAGCCGACGAGTTGCATACCGGGTGGAGGCTGACCCTGCCACCGAGCGTGCGTCGCCATGCCTTCTCCGCCATGCGCCTCGGCCTGGGGGACCGGCTCCAGCTCTCCGACGGCGCTGGTCTGCGCATCAGCGCACTGGTGGAGGACCCTTCCACTGGCCTGGTCGAGGTGACCGGCGTGGGCAAGGAGCCAAGGCCCAGGACCTGCCTGACTTTGGTTCAGGCCCTGGCAAAGGGAGGCCGTGACGAGCAGGCTGTGGACATGGCTTGCCAAATCGGTGTGGACCGGGTGCTGCCTTGGCAGGCGGACCGTTCGATTGTCAAGTGGAAGAGCGGCAAGATGGAGCGTAAGTGGGGCGCCCTCTTAGACGCCGCAAGCGAGCAGTCCCGCAGGTCCTGGAGACCGGTCCTGGAGCCCTGCCTCACCACCAAGTCCCTGGTCGCGTACTGCCGTCGTGAGTGCGAGTCAGGCGCCCTGGTCATCCTCCTCCACCAGGACGCGACCCGCTCCTGGGCGCAGACGCGCCGGGGCCTGGAACGCTTGGCCAAGGACAACGACGAGCCAAGGGTGGCAGTCATCGTCGGACCTGAGGGAGGTGTGAGCGAGCAGGAGGCGGACGAGCTGACCCGAGTCGGCGCGATCGCCACGACCTTGGGCCACAATATTCTGCGCGCTTCCACGGCTGGTGTTGTGGCCCTGACCGCTGTCTGCGATGCCCTGGGGCGCTTCAACGGCTGA
- a CDS encoding histidine triad nucleotide-binding protein, translating to MVESHAEDDCLFCGIIAGRVPSEKVYEDESLYAFKDVNPKAAVHVLIVPKRHYANVAELAAADPELLASMVIKAQDIADQAFHGAYRLIFNTGKDAGQSVFHVHAHVLTGEVMDE from the coding sequence ATGGTTGAGAGCCATGCGGAGGATGACTGCCTTTTCTGCGGCATCATCGCCGGGCGGGTGCCCAGCGAGAAGGTCTATGAGGACGAGAGTCTGTACGCGTTCAAGGACGTCAATCCCAAGGCTGCTGTTCATGTTCTGATTGTGCCCAAACGCCATTATGCCAACGTGGCCGAGCTGGCCGCGGCGGACCCCGAGCTTCTGGCCAGCATGGTGATCAAGGCTCAAGACATCGCCGATCAGGCCTTCCACGGGGCCTACCGATTGATTTTCAACACCGGGAAGGACGCGGGCCAGTCGGTCTTCCACGTCCACGCCCACGTACTGACCGGAGAGGTCATGGATGAGTAA
- a CDS encoding PhoH family protein, translated as MAVTKRAITIPSGVDPVAVLGPGDSVLREVERAFPTVNILARGNRILLQADSAEAEGQALRAQRLLETVIDSAYSAPLDAGAVQELLDRDRYGEAAPAPTAGSSAPVVKEGRRADSWLHEADWEGLFEGEGRRARVPGVIAYAAGRPVRPKTRGQTGYVNAIASHTITFGIGPAGTGKTYLAVAKAVQAFRSRQVSRIILTRPAVEAGENLGFLPGGLTEKVDPYLRPLYDALSDMLGGERMRHFMENGAIEVAPLAYMRGRTLNDAFVILDEAQNTTRQQMKMFLTRLGFNSKMVITGDVTQVDLGLPASGLVSIEEILGGVEGIAFVHLAAGDVVRHQLVGRIVEAYERYASARPQRKQTTSDPGEGRS; from the coding sequence GTGGCTGTGACCAAACGCGCAATCACGATTCCCTCCGGGGTGGACCCGGTGGCGGTGCTCGGACCGGGCGACTCAGTCTTGCGGGAGGTCGAGCGGGCCTTCCCAACCGTCAACATTCTTGCTAGGGGCAATCGCATCCTCCTGCAAGCGGACTCAGCCGAAGCTGAGGGCCAGGCTCTACGGGCTCAGCGGCTGTTGGAGACCGTGATTGATTCTGCGTACTCGGCCCCCCTCGACGCGGGAGCCGTGCAGGAGCTCTTGGACCGGGACCGCTACGGCGAAGCCGCGCCCGCGCCCACTGCCGGATCGTCCGCCCCCGTGGTCAAGGAAGGACGCAGAGCTGATTCCTGGCTCCACGAGGCCGATTGGGAGGGGCTGTTTGAAGGGGAGGGGCGGCGTGCTCGCGTCCCTGGCGTCATCGCCTACGCGGCAGGGCGGCCGGTGCGACCCAAGACACGAGGACAGACCGGCTATGTGAACGCGATCGCCAGTCATACGATCACCTTCGGCATCGGCCCCGCAGGTACCGGCAAGACATACCTGGCGGTGGCCAAGGCGGTCCAGGCCTTCCGCTCGCGGCAGGTCAGCCGGATCATCCTGACTCGGCCAGCAGTGGAGGCGGGGGAGAACTTAGGTTTCTTGCCTGGCGGGCTCACCGAGAAGGTCGACCCCTATCTGAGGCCTTTGTATGACGCCTTGTCCGATATGCTGGGTGGCGAGCGGATGCGCCATTTCATGGAGAACGGGGCGATTGAGGTCGCCCCCCTGGCTTACATGCGTGGTCGGACGCTCAATGATGCGTTCGTGATTCTGGACGAGGCCCAGAACACGACCCGCCAGCAGATGAAGATGTTCCTGACCCGGCTGGGCTTCAACTCGAAGATGGTCATCACCGGTGACGTGACCCAGGTGGACTTGGGCCTCCCCGCTTCTGGCCTGGTGTCAATCGAGGAGATTCTGGGGGGCGTCGAAGGCATCGCCTTCGTGCACCTGGCCGCCGGCGACGTGGTCCGCCACCAGCTGGTCGGCCGTATTGTCGAGGCTTATGAGCGTTACGCCAGCGCTCGCCCGCAGCGGAAGCAAACGACTAGCGATCCGGGGGAGGGACGGTCATGA